In the genome of Epinephelus lanceolatus isolate andai-2023 chromosome 18, ASM4190304v1, whole genome shotgun sequence, one region contains:
- the vat1 gene encoding synaptic vesicle membrane protein VAT-1 homolog gives MSGEDAPAEQQNAVDQKQETKPAEEPKAEAPKTEPAPAAAAEATTEKVPEEEAFSYRALVLTGYGGYDKVKLQVKKGKPALKAGEVLVRVKACGLNFADLMARQGLYDRLPSPPVTPGMECSGVVEAVGEEVTDRKVGDKVMVLNRFGLWQEVAVVPANHTFLIPEGMSFEEAAALPVNYITAYMMLFDFGNLRPNQSVLVHAAAGGVGIAATQLCKTVKDVTVFGTASASKHETISQGGVTHPIDYRTKDYVEEVRKISPKGMDIILDPLGGSDTHKAYNLLKPMGKLITYGAANMLAGQKKNLIAVAKNWYHQFSIHTLSLIQGNKSVCGFHLGYLDGETELITQAMSTILDLYKEGKVKPRIDSTWHLEQVGDAMRKMQERNNIGKVILTTEPMPEEEKKEEAKKEDKKEDKKKEDKKKDDKKKDDGKKEEKKDDKKKEEAKKEEKKEEEKKEEPKKEEK, from the exons ATGTCTGGAGAGGACGCACCTGCCGAGCAGCAAAACGCCGTGGACCAGAAGCAGGAGACCAAACCCGCCGAGGAGCCCAAAGCCGAGGCGCCCAAGACGGAGCCCGCACCCGCCGCCGCCGCCGAGGCGACCACCGAGAAGGTCCCCGAGGAGGAGGCGTTCTCCTACCGCGCGCTGGTGCTCACCGGCTATGGGGGCTATGATAAAGTGAAGCTGCAGGTGAAGAAGGGCAAGCCGGCGCTCAAGGCTGGCGAGGTCCTGGTGCGGGTCAAGGCTTGCGGGCTGAACTTCGCAGACCTGATGGCTCGGCAGGGGCTGTACGACCGGCTGCCGTCCCCGCCGGTCACCCCGGGAATGGAGTGCTCTGGGGTGGTGGAGGCTGTGGGGGAAGAAGTGACGGACAGAAAA GTCGGCGATAAGGTGATGGTGCTGAACCGCTTTGGGCTGTGGCAGGAGGTGGCGGTGGTGCCGGCAAACCACACCTTCCTCATCCCAGAGGGCATGAGCTTCGAGGAGGCAGCCGCCCTCCCTGTGAACTACATCACTGCCTATATGATGCTGTTTGACTTCGGCAACCTGCGGCCCAACCAGAGCGTCCTCGTTCATGCTGCTGCAG GTGGTGTCGGTATTGCAGCCACTCAGCTGTGCAAAACAGTGAAGGATGTGACTGTGTTCGGCACAGCATCTGCCAGCAAGCACGAGACTATCAGCCAGGGTGGAGTCACACATCCCATCGACTATCGCACCAAGGACTATGTGGAGGAAGTCCGCAAGATCAGTCCAAAAG GGATGGACATAATCCTGGACCCGCTCGGAGGATCAGACACCCATAAGGCCTACAACCTGCTGAAACCTATGGGGAAGCTTATCACCTATG GTGCGGCTAACATGCTAGCGGGCCAGAAGAAGAACCTGATCGCTGTGGCCAAGAACTGGTACCATCAGTTCTCCATCCACACGCTCAGCCTGATCCAGGGGAACAAGTCAGTGTGCGGCTTCCACCTGGGCTACCTGGATGGAGAGACGGAGCTCATCACCCAGGCCATGAGCACCATCCTGGATCTCTACAAAGAGGGCAAGGTCAAGCCTCGCATCGACTCCACTTGGCACCTCGAGCAG GTGGGCGATGCCATGAGAAAGATGCAGGAGAGGAACAACATTGGCAAAGTGATCCTCACCACAGAGCCCATGCccgaggaggagaagaaggaggaggccAAGAAGGAGGACAAGAAAGAGGACAAGAAGAAAGAGGATAAGAAGAAGGACGACAAGAAGAAGGACGATGgcaagaaggaggagaagaaggacgacaagaagaaggaggaggccaagaaggaggagaagaaggaggaggagaagaaggaagagcccaagaaggaggagaagtga